From the genome of Cetobacterium somerae ATCC BAA-474:
ATCTTGCTCTAGATTAGGAATTATTTCCTCAATCTCTTTTAATTCCTCTTGCATCATTTCTCTCATATCAGGGTCTTTTTCTCCTCTGATATTTTCTTTTATAAAATCTAAATCTTCTTGATATCTTTTATACTCTTTGTACTTTTCAACGATAGGTGTTATATCATTTAATGCTTTATTACACTCCATCATTTTTTTAGGATTACTTAAAACTTCTGGAGAACCTAAAGCTTCTGTTAACTCATTAAACCTTACTACAACTTCTTCTAATTTAGTAAACACTATCTTCACTCCTTTTTATATCTATACTTTAACTTATAAATTATACCATACTTACTTTAAAAATAAAATAAAAAATCTTCTTCCATTATTATTAAGGAAGAAGATTTTTAACTATTGTTTTTCTCTTGATTGTGATATTCTTTTTAACGATAACTCTCTAGCTTTCAAGTATTGATCTGTTGTTATATATTTTTGAACTTCTATCTGATACTTCAGTCTATCCTTTATAATTTCAGCATCTAAAAGTCCAACCTTCTCTACTAATTCATTTAATTTTTCAAGATTTTTTTCTGTGCCATCCAAAATATATTTATTAATTTCAATCTCTAATGCTTTTTTATCCAATGTTTTTAATTTATATTGAATACTAGCTTGTTCAATTATAACTTTAACTCTATCAATATTATCTTGACTTACCCCTACAGCTTTGAAATCGTCATCTTTAACTATCCCTATTCCCGATGTTGCATAGGCTGATACACTAAATACAAGTATCAACAGTCCCATCACTATTTTTTTCATAAAATCCTCCACTAAATTTGTAGATCTGTTACAAAAAGATTTTCAGTATTAAAATCTCTTTTGTTTATTTTTATTTCATCAGCTTGAAATAAATCATCGATTGTAAAACCAATCTCTTTTTTATCTGAAACTTTTCTTTGTAGCTCTCCACTTTCTAAAGCCACTAACTTCTCTGTAGGAGAAATATTTCTTTTAACTAAATCATAAGATGTCCCTGTAAAGACTCCAACTACAAAAAGAGACAAAGAAAAAAATGAGATTTTTTTATTTCTTTTCTTCTCCTCTTCTAGTAATGATTTATAAATATTCGCTCTTACTCTCTCTTTTGGAGATACCATTTATATCACACCTCCCATGTCTTTAATTGCCTTGTAGTATATCGTTTTTACTGTTGATATATTCATTTCTTTCATATCTGCAATCTCCCTCAGTTTATAGCCGTATATATCTTTTAAAACAACTATCTCTCTCTCCTGGAAAGGTAGTTCTTTTAATTTCTCCTCTAAAAGGATTGGAATATTAAAGTCTTCATTACTTTCAACACTTAAAATCTCATCATTTAACTCTAGATTTAGCTTTTTCTTTCTAAAAAAATCATACGTTTTATTTATAGCAATTCTATAAATCCAAGTATAAATATTGCTCTCTTCTCTAAAGCCTTTAAGATTTTTATAAACACTAATGAATACTTCTTGAGCTATGTCTTCGGCATCTTCGGCATTTTTTACTGTTGATAGTATTTTATAGTATATTCTATCAAAATACTCATTATATATCTGATCAAAATCCATTTAAATACCTCATTATTTTAGCTTTATAATTTTAGACTACAAAATTCTTAAAAAAGTTTTAATTAAAATCATCTTCGATTAATTTTTTTAACTCTTTTAGAATATCCCCTTCATCAACCTTTTTAATTATCTCACCTTTTTTAAATAAAACTCCAACTCCTTTTCCACCCGCTACTCCATAGTCAGCTTCTTTAGCTTCTCCAGGTCCATTTACAACGCACCCCATAACGGCTATTTTTATTTTTTTATCTACTTTTTCAAACTCTTTTTCTACTTGATGTGCAAGTCCTATCAAATCTATCTCAGTTCTTCCACAAGTTGGACAAGACACAATCTCTACACCAACCTCTTTTAGCCCTAAAACCTTTAATATCTCTTTTGCAACTTTAATCTCTTCTACAGGGTCTTCTGTTAAAGAAACTCTAATTGTATCACCAATTCCATCAACTAATAAAGAACCTATTCCAATAGCTGATTTTATAGTTCCTTGAAATGCTGTGCCTGCTTCTGTAACACCTAAATGCAAAGGATAATTACACAACTTAGCTAGTTTTCTATAGGCTTCAACCATCATCTTTACATTACTCGATTTCAAAGAAATTATTATATCTGTAAAATTAAATTTTTCTAAAAGTCTCATGTGGTATAAAGCACTCTCTACCATTGCATCTGATGTTGGTTTTCCATATTTTTCCAATATTGTTTTTTCTAATGATCCTGAATTTACACCTATTCTAATCGGCACACCTTTTTCCATAGCTTTTTTTACTACAATTTCAACCTTTTCATCACTACCTATATTCCCTGGATTAATTCTTAACTTATCAATTCCATTTTCTATAGCTAATAACGCTAATCTATAATCAAAATGTATATCAGCTACTAATGGTATATCTATTTTCTCTTTTATTTCCTTTATTTTTTTCGCAGCTTCTTCTGTATTAACTGTAACTCTGACTAATTGACACCCTTCTTCTTGAAGCTTTTTTATTTGATTAACTGTTTTTTCTACATCTGTTGTCGGAGTATTTGTCATCGATTGAATAATAATATCATTTCCACCACCAATCAATATATTTCCAACTTTTACAACTTTAGAATCTCTCATTTTTCACCTCTCGTAAAATTTAAAAAAGCCCTAGTATAATCCTAGGGCTATCTAACTAAATAATTCATTGGATTATTAGCTTTTCCGTTCTTTCTAATTTCAAAATGTAAATGTGGTCCTGTTACTCTTCCTGACATTCCAGTTTTTCCTATAACTTGACCAGCTTTAACTCTATCACCTGTTTTTACATACATTTTATCTAGATGAGCTGATCTTGTTTCAAAACCATTGCCATGATTTATTTTAATTATTTTTCCATAACCTGTCATATATCCTGCAAAAACAACTGTTCCATCCTTTGAAGCCATTAAAGGAACATACCTTGCTCTCATATCAACTCCTGCGTGCTGAATATATCTTTTTAAAACAGGATGGAATCTTTTACCAAAAGGACTTGTCACTCCTGCCCATTTTACTGGCATTGTAAAATTTTTCTGTACGGTTGTTCTATTTACACTTCCACTACGAGTTAATCTTTTCAAACTCTCTTCACTTGGATTATATATAAACAGCTCTTCTCCAACTCTTATATTATCATTTCTTAAATTATTATATTTTCTTAAATCATCTACATCTATTTTATAAGCTAGTGCTATTTTAAAAAGGGAATCTCCTCTTCTAACTTTATAAAAAACACCATTAGATTTCACGATTTTTATTTTTTGTCCTGCTTTTAAATTATTGGAAATTCCTGGATTATTAGCCTTTAAAACCTCTAAAGATATTCCATTTTTATCTGCTATTCCACCTAAAGTATCTCCACTAGCGACTACATAACTTTCTAGCTTTGGGATTTCGTATGCTTGCTTTAAATCTAAATCTTCAAGAGGAACTCCTTCTATCGATTCATCTTCGCCTATTTTATACTCTTTTTCTATTGTATAAAAATTGCCATCAACAAGTTCAAATCCACCACCATCTTCAACAGTAGTTGTCTCTGAATAATATTCTGTAAACTTTTTTAAATCTACTACTTCTGATTTATAAGGTTTAAAAACTAATATTAACATAGCTATAAATGCTGCTATTATTATAGCAAATATTTTAAATATCTCTTTCACTATTTCCCCCTTGCAAAAGACTTCTCATACATTTCTATAAGTTTATCATTGCTTTCAGTTGATGAAATAGTATCAATTAACTTTTTCGTTGCAGTAGCTTTATCTAAGGATGATAGATATCTTCTTATATTCCAAATAGAATCTAATTTCTTTTTCCCTATTAAAAGCTCCTCTTTTCTAGTTCCAGATTTTTGAATATCTATAGATGGGTATATTCTAAGTTCTGCTAAGTTTCTATCTAAATGTATATCTAAGTTACCTGTTCCTTTAAACTCCTCGTATATAACATCATCCATTTTACTTCCAGTATCGATTAAAGCTGTTGCTAAAATAGTTAAACTTCCACCATTTCTTATATTTCTTGCTGATCCAAAGAACTTCTTCGGATAGTATAAAGCGGTTGGATCAATTCCACCTGAAATTAATTTTCCACTTGATGGTATTACTATATTATATGCTCTAGCTAATCTTGTTAAGGAATCCATCAAGATAACTATATTCTCACCATTTTCAATCTTTCTTTTCGCTCTTTCTAAAAGAGATTCAGTAACTTTTATATGATTTCTTGGATCATCATCAAAAGTAGAAGCATAAACTTGTGCCCCTTTTACAGTTTCTTTTATATCTGTAACTTCCTCTGGTCTTTCATCTATTAAAAGAATCCAAACTTCTATGTCTTTATTATTCTCTATTATAGAGTTTGCGATATTGCTAATCAGTACTGTTTTACCAGCTTTTGGTGGTGCTACTATTAACCCTCTTTGTCCTAATCCTATCGGTGCAATTAAATCTATTATTCTACCAGAGATATTTTTTGCATCTGTTTCTAATTTTAACTGTTCTGTTGGATAAGCAGGTATTAACTCATCAAATGGTATTCTTGACTCAGCCTCTTGAATACTTCCATTATTTATTAAAAGAACTTTTCTAAGTCCATAGTTATTTTCACCTTGAACAGCTTCTCTTACTTCACCTAATACAAAATCTTCAGTCCTTAATTTAAATTTTCTTATTTGTGAAGCTGATACATAGACATCTTTTTCAACATTTGTATTTCTCAAAAAACCATATCCATCAGCCATTACTTCAAGATTTCCCCAAGCTAAATGCATACCTTCTTTAGCATCTATTGCCTCATTTATTAATTCTACAATCTCTGCTTTTTTAGTTCTACTTGAATAATCAATATCCATTTGTCTAGCAATCTCTTGTAACTCTTTTAGCAAAAAATTTTCTAACTTCTCCATTGTACCTCCAAGGTTACTAGTCTACTATCTCTCCGTATAGCGACCATGTTTTACACTCATTTATTTTTACATTAACAAATGTTCCTTCTAACTCTTTATCTCCTGCAAACAAAACAACTTTATTAGTTGATGTTCTTCCTGTTAGAACTTCTTCATTTTTTCTGCTTGGCCCTTCAACTAAAACTCTTTCTACTTTTCCTTTATAGCTATCACTTGCTTCTTTTGATTTTCTATTTTGTAAATCTATTAGTCTTTGAAGTCTTTCTTTCTTCACTTCTTGATCTAATTGACCATCCATTTTTGCTGCAGCTGTACCTTTTCTAGGTGAATACATAAACATAAATGAAGTTTCAAATCCAATTTTATCTACAACATCTAAAGTATCTAAGAAATCTTCCTCTGTTTCATGTGGGAATCCTACTATTATATCCGCTGTTAATGCTACTCCTGGAATTTTTGATTTTATTTTTTCAGCTAACTCTATATACTGCTCTTTAGTATATTTTCTATTCATTAACTTAAGTATTCTTGATGACCCTGACTGTAGTGGTAAATGTAAACATCTTGCAACTTTCTCGTTTCTAGCTATAACATCAATTACATCATCTCCAAAATCTTTTGGATGTGGTGAAACAAATCTAACTAAAAATTCTCCATCTATTTTACAAATTTCCTCTAATAATACTGCAAAATTCTCTCCAGTTTCTAAGTCATTTCCATATGAGTTTACATTTTGACCTAGCAACATAATTTCTCTATATCCTTTTTCCACAAAAACTTTAACTTCATCTAAAATTTGAGGCATTGGAACAGATCTTTCTCTTCCTCTTACGTAAGGAACTATACAATAAGTACAGAAATTATTACATCCATATGTTATTGGAATTGATGCTGTTTTTTTAGAATCAAACTCTGCATCTAATCTTGGTGGTAAGTCATCTTCATCACCTGTATAAATAACATGTTTAAAATCTCCTGATTCTATTTTCTCAATTGCTGTTGGAATTTTTCCAATATTTTGATTTCCCATTACAATATCTATTACTGGGAATTTTTTAGCTAACTCTTCTCCTTGCTCTTGAGCAAAACAACCTGTTATTCCTATGATTGTTCCTCTCTCCTCTTTAACAGCCATTAACTCTCCAAGTTTTCCATAAATTTGAGTAGCTGCTCCCTCTCTTACTGTACAAGTATTTAAAAATACTGCATCTGCTTCTGATACATCTTCAATTACATTATATCCCATATTTTGTAAGATACTCTTTATTTTTGCACTTTCGTTGACATTCATTTGACAACCGTATGTTATTATTACTGCATTTTTCAATTTTTTTCCTCCAAATTTTTAACAAATTACTACCTAAACATGTTAAAAATTATACCATAGTAGTACAACTTTTATCAATAATTCTTTAGCTAAACATTATTTAAATATATCTTTAGCTTCTAAATACCATAATAATAAATCTATATTCTCCATAGGAATATCTATCTCTTTACAATATTCTTTTAATTTCTCCTCTATCTCTTTGTATAACTTAGGAGTCACTGTTTTAGGAACTTCTTTTATCACATCTAAAGCCGCTAGATTTTTTAAAATATGTCTATCTAAAATTGCTAATTCTTGACCAAAACCAACATTTCTTAAAAAATGACTAGCTTCTTTATATGACATTCCTCTTATATTTTTTACAATCCACTCTCTCATTTCAAATGCTGAATTAAATGTTGAAAAAAAATCTTTTGTTATAAATTTCCCATTCTCATCTGTCATTTGCTTTCTAAGTATATAAAGATTTTTAGCTTTAGTTCTATTAAAACGAACAATATTTAAAAATGGAAGCATCTCCTCTTCACTTCCTGTAAATAAAAGCTTATTATCTCTTAACTCACTTATTGCTTTCCATGCATTTCTAGCTTTAGATTGTGGAGTTAAAATACAAAAAGCCAATTCACAAAAGATATCTTTATTGTCTCCATCTCTCCATATTTTTCTATACTCATCTAATCTTTCTTCTATTCTACTTCTTATATTTTCATATATTTTTTGTACTTCATAAAAATAGGCATTCTTCATAAAACATACCTCCTAAAATTATTCGTACTTTAATTTTACCACATTTTTACAACTCTTTACATCTGTTTTTAAAAAAATAGGATAAAGCTATTTTTAGCTTTATCCTATTTTTTATAAGTTCACAAAGTATCCATATTCTTTAAATAAACCTGATACTTCGTCTAAATTTTCCTTTTTTACCATTATGTGAAGATCTTCACCTTTTAAGATTAATGGTTTGAATCTTTTATCCTTTGTTATTGCTGATAATAACTCTTTATCGTTTTTTAGTTTTAAAACTTTATAATCAGGAACATGTGTAATTAACTCTGTTTTTTCAATAACATCTCCAAAAAATCTATTCCAATTCATTGGTAAATCATTAGTTATTTTTTCTTTAAACTCTTGTATCTTACCATGGACCTCATTTAAATTTTCCAAACCTTTTGTCAAAGTCTCTTCAGATATTTTAAATTTATTTGGTGCTATTTTATTACCAAGTTTTTCTAAAGTCATCATTCTAAGAGGACTTTCACCTATAACAGTAACAATTAATCTATCTTCATCTAAAACAATTTTTCCTTCATCCTCTAAAACTTTAAAATCATATGTTAACACTCTATCAAATATATATCTACCTAATTCTGTAAATTTAACATACTTTATTCCATCATATTTACTTAAATATCCGTTTTTTAAATATAATGAATTTGCTGATGATGGTTTTTCATAGCAAATCTCTAAAACTCCCAATGATGCTAAGATAAAAAATACTGATTTTACAAATGGTTCAACAACATAGGCTAAATACTTATCATATCCTACTATTTTTGTTCTCTCATAGTTTGCTTCATTAATATATAATGTTGCGAAAGCTGATTCTAAATCGATTATTTCTATAAACTCATCTCTATAAAGTATACTTTTTATTATATTATCTATAGACACAAATCCATCATCTGGAAATTCTGATAAAATTTTACTTATTGTTGCTAATCCTCTTTTTATTTCATCATTCGATTTACCTACATTTTTTATACCCTTTAAATAATTTAAATAAAGGCTTATATATGTATTATCTTCGCTTTTTATGATGCTTCCATCTAAAAATCCTTTTACTATAGCTTTCAAGTTGCTTGATCTTATAAATTCATCATTTAAATATTCATCTTTAAAAAGAAACAAAAATAATCCCATTGTTTCTGTTTTTAAAAACTCTAAATCTTTTATTCCTTCATAATACTCATGAATATTGCAATATTTTTTCATATTATTTTTTGATTCTTTTAATAGCTTTCCACTACTTGAAAGTTGCATTTTTCCATCTTTAAAGAAAGAATAATACTTTCTTAAATTTTCTTGTATTTTTTCTTCGTTATTCTCTCTAAATTCACAATCACAATTTCCAACTTTATAAATATAATACTCTTTTGGCTTATTCATAAATTGTCTCATAACTCTTACTATGTCATTGTTTAACGTTAAGTATTCTCCTCTTTTTGTATCTCCGTTTTTAGTAAAAAATAGGAACTCATCTTTTAACTCTGATTTTATATTGTACCCTTCCTCATCTTTTAAATAAATATCCCTATCTTTTATTTTAAATTTACCTTTCCAAGCTATACATTCAAATATCTCTTGAACTTCTTTTGGTAATGAAGAAAAAATACCTTTAAATACCTCTTCTTTTGAATACATTTGTTCCATCAGTTCTAAAAATGTTTGTTTATTTGTAGATTCTGATATTAAAGAAATTTCAAATAATCCTAAATTACTTCCAATGTACCCTTCAGCTATCCAATCTAAGAAATATCTTTTAAAGATTTTAAAAAGAATCTCTTTTGAATAGCTTTCATTTAAAGCTTTTCTAAATCTATCTCTACTTATTCCCATACCATCTCCTATTCTCCAAGAATAAACTCTATATCTTTCTCAGTTAAAGTTTTTAAAGTCGCTCCCTCATCAGAAATTAAATTATCTAATAGCTGACTTTTACTTTCTTGTAATTTTAATATTTTTTCTTCGATTGTATCTTTTAATATTAGTTTGTAAGAGAATACTGTTCTATCTTGCCCTAGTCTATAAGCTCTATCTACAGCTTGATTCTCTACAGTTTTGTTCCACCAAGGATCATAAATAAATATAGTATCCGCTGCTGTTAAATTAAGTCCTACTCCACCAGTTTTTAATGTCATTACAAAAACTTTATATTTTTTATCTTTTTGGAATAAATTTACTAGACCTTGTCTATCTTTAGTTGCTCCTGTCATCTCTAAATACTTTATTCCTCTTTTTCTTAAATCAGATGTTATGCTTTCAATACTTTTTATATAATTTGTAAATATAAGAACCTTATGTCCATTTTCTACTGCATCTTGAACATTATTTATAAGTACCTCTCTTTTACTAGAAAGTACATTAGGATTTTTCATCTCTGGACAACTAGTTAATTGTCTCAGTTCATTTAAAGCTTGGAGTATATAAAACTGTGTTTTTCCTAATCCTTGAGTTTTTATTTGACTATTTATCATGCCATAATAATATGCTCTTCTTTCTTCATATAATCTTTTTTGTTCTGGATTCATTCCTATAAATAGTGTCTTTTCAATTTTATCAGGAAGGTCTTTTAAAACTTCTTTTTTCACTCTTCTTAATATAAATGGATATATTTTCTTTTTTAGCTCCTCTATTGCTTCTTTATCATTTTCTTTCTGAATTGGGTTAGCATAGTGGTAATTAAACTCATCTAAAGTTCCAAACATCGATGGATTTAAAAATCTAAATAAAGAGTATAACTCTCCTAAATTATTTTCGATAGGAGTACCACTTAAGGCTAATCTGTATTTCGAATCTAATAACATAACTGCTTTTGTTGTTTGAGCATTTACATTTTTTATATTCTGAGACTCATCTAAAACTATTAAATCAAATTTCATCTCTTTTAAATATTCAATATCATTTCTTACAGTACCATAAGTTGTTATAATTACTTCTACATTATTAAAAATTGTTTTATCTCTAAAGTTTCCATAATATATTCCACATTTTAAATCTGGGCTAAATTTTCTTATCTCACTTTCCCAGTTATATATCAAACTTTTAGGCATAATTATCAATGTTTTTCTTTTAGGAGTTAAATGTAAGCTTGTTATTAAAGTTATTGCTTGTAATGTTTTTCCAAGACCCATATCATCTGCTAAACATCCACCTAAACTATTATCCATTAGATATCTTAACCACTTATAACCATACTCTTGATACTCTCTAAGAGTTGCATTTATTGATGGTGTTGGTGCATTGTAATTTTCTATTTGATTGATACCTCTATAAAAACTTTTAGTCTTTTTAATTTCATTTGCCAATACTTTATCTTCAATTAAATCATCTATAATTGGTAAATCAAAGAAAGAAATTTTTACATTTGATTTTCCATTATCTTTAAATACTCTCTCTAATTTTTCCATATATTTTCTATTAATAAGTGCATTTGTTCCATCACTTAAAACAATATACGAGTCTTTTTTAAAGCTATTTAAAACGTCTACTATTGAGAACTTTTCTCCTTCAATCTCTAAATGAACATCACCTTCTAAAAAGTCTATTCCATGTTTAAAGTTTCCTACAACTTTTGGTTTTACAGCTTTTACACTATATTTTTTTAAGTTATCTGTTCCTACAACTTTATACTTACCTGCTAATTGTAGAAGCTCTTGTGTTACAAATTCTCTAGCTAATTTTTCTTGTAAAATAATGAAGTTTCCATCTACATAAAAACTTGATTTTATTTTTAAGTTCTTTTGATGTTTTACAATATTTTTAACAATCTCTTCCACTGTTTCATCTAAATAAGCTGCTTCGACCTTTGTTATTTCAACTCTTTTTAAATCATCTTTTATAACTAAAGCTCTATCTAGATTATGCGCTTTTAAAAATTCATAATCAATTGTTGAAATTGATGCTCCTATTTTTAAATATAAACTGTTATCTTGAGATATTTTTTCTATTATTAATTCTTGAACTGGTTTTAAATTACCATCCTCTACAACTTCATAGTCTAAACATTCAATTTCTATTCCACTACCAAAAGATGATGCTAATGTTAAATACTTTTCTAATTCTGGTTTTGAAAACTTAGACTCCATCTCTTTTAAAATATGTATAGTATCTTTTGGAAGATCTATCCAATAAAGTGTATCCTCACTTAAAACATAGTTATCTGAAACTATTCTAAAATCTTTTTCACCATTTAGAAGAAGTTTTCCTTCACATAAATCAAAATCATCTTCTACAAAATTAATTTTCAATACTATTTTATTTCCACTCAAAACCCATTTAATTGGATTCATATCCCCTGTAACTACTTTTTTACTGCTTTTTAGATAATCTAAAATCTCTATATTTTCATCTATATATAGCTCATTTTTTTCATTATCCCACCCAGAGAAAAAGCTATCTTCTTTTATCTCTTGAATTAAATCAATAATTTTCAAATCATTTTCATCACTAATCTCATATTCTGCTGTATTTTCTACTATATCCCCATTACTGTCTACTAAAGAAACATATGTTCCTACTTCGTCACAAGTTAAAGTAAAAAATAGTGACTCATTTATTTTTTTTAAATTAGATTCCATACCCTTTTCCCTCATATATAAATTTTTTCTGAAATATATTATATCAAATTTTCTAAGGGTTAGCAAGAAATTAAAAAAGGACTCTATTAATTAGAGTCCTTTTACTTAATTATTACTTAGCTTCTGATTCTTTTATTAAGATGTTCATCTCTTCGATTAATGCATCTGCGTCTAATCCGTGAGCAGCAATTCCTTCTCCTAAAGTTTCTCCAGCTGCTACCATACATCCTACACACCCTAATCCATGCTTTTTAAATACCATTGAAATTACTGGATGCTTTTGAACTGCTTCTAAAATATTCATATCTTTAGTTACCA
Proteins encoded in this window:
- a CDS encoding RNA polymerase sigma factor is translated as MDFDQIYNEYFDRIYYKILSTVKNAEDAEDIAQEVFISVYKNLKGFREESNIYTWIYRIAINKTYDFFRKKKLNLELNDEILSVESNEDFNIPILLEEKLKELPFQEREIVVLKDIYGYKLREIADMKEMNISTVKTIYYKAIKDMGGVI
- the ispG gene encoding flavodoxin-dependent (E)-4-hydroxy-3-methylbut-2-enyl-diphosphate synthase, giving the protein MRDSKVVKVGNILIGGGNDIIIQSMTNTPTTDVEKTVNQIKKLQEEGCQLVRVTVNTEEAAKKIKEIKEKIDIPLVADIHFDYRLALLAIENGIDKLRINPGNIGSDEKVEIVVKKAMEKGVPIRIGVNSGSLEKTILEKYGKPTSDAMVESALYHMRLLEKFNFTDIIISLKSSNVKMMVEAYRKLAKLCNYPLHLGVTEAGTAFQGTIKSAIGIGSLLVDGIGDTIRVSLTEDPVEEIKVAKEILKVLGLKEVGVEIVSCPTCGRTEIDLIGLAHQVEKEFEKVDKKIKIAVMGCVVNGPGEAKEADYGVAGGKGVGVLFKKGEIIKKVDEGDILKELKKLIEDDFN
- a CDS encoding peptidoglycan DD-metalloendopeptidase family protein; its protein translation is MKEIFKIFAIIIAAFIAMLILVFKPYKSEVVDLKKFTEYYSETTTVEDGGGFELVDGNFYTIEKEYKIGEDESIEGVPLEDLDLKQAYEIPKLESYVVASGDTLGGIADKNGISLEVLKANNPGISNNLKAGQKIKIVKSNGVFYKVRRGDSLFKIALAYKIDVDDLRKYNNLRNDNIRVGEELFIYNPSEESLKRLTRSGSVNRTTVQKNFTMPVKWAGVTSPFGKRFHPVLKRYIQHAGVDMRARYVPLMASKDGTVVFAGYMTGYGKIIKINHGNGFETRSAHLDKMYVKTGDRVKAGQVIGKTGMSGRVTGPHLHFEIRKNGKANNPMNYLVR
- the rho gene encoding transcription termination factor Rho, which codes for MEKLENFLLKELQEIARQMDIDYSSRTKKAEIVELINEAIDAKEGMHLAWGNLEVMADGYGFLRNTNVEKDVYVSASQIRKFKLRTEDFVLGEVREAVQGENNYGLRKVLLINNGSIQEAESRIPFDELIPAYPTEQLKLETDAKNISGRIIDLIAPIGLGQRGLIVAPPKAGKTVLISNIANSIIENNKDIEVWILLIDERPEEVTDIKETVKGAQVYASTFDDDPRNHIKVTESLLERAKRKIENGENIVILMDSLTRLARAYNIVIPSSGKLISGGIDPTALYYPKKFFGSARNIRNGGSLTILATALIDTGSKMDDVIYEEFKGTGNLDIHLDRNLAELRIYPSIDIQKSGTRKEELLIGKKKLDSIWNIRRYLSSLDKATATKKLIDTISSTESNDKLIEMYEKSFARGK
- the miaB gene encoding tRNA (N6-isopentenyl adenosine(37)-C2)-methylthiotransferase MiaB, translating into MKNAVIITYGCQMNVNESAKIKSILQNMGYNVIEDVSEADAVFLNTCTVREGAATQIYGKLGELMAVKEERGTIIGITGCFAQEQGEELAKKFPVIDIVMGNQNIGKIPTAIEKIESGDFKHVIYTGDEDDLPPRLDAEFDSKKTASIPITYGCNNFCTYCIVPYVRGRERSVPMPQILDEVKVFVEKGYREIMLLGQNVNSYGNDLETGENFAVLLEEICKIDGEFLVRFVSPHPKDFGDDVIDVIARNEKVARCLHLPLQSGSSRILKLMNRKYTKEQYIELAEKIKSKIPGVALTADIIVGFPHETEEDFLDTLDVVDKIGFETSFMFMYSPRKGTAAAKMDGQLDQEVKKERLQRLIDLQNRKSKEASDSYKGKVERVLVEGPSRKNEEVLTGRTSTNKVVLFAGDKELEGTFVNVKINECKTWSLYGEIVD
- a CDS encoding N-glycosylase/DNA lyase — its product is MKNAYFYEVQKIYENIRSRIEERLDEYRKIWRDGDNKDIFCELAFCILTPQSKARNAWKAISELRDNKLLFTGSEEEMLPFLNIVRFNRTKAKNLYILRKQMTDENGKFITKDFFSTFNSAFEMREWIVKNIRGMSYKEASHFLRNVGFGQELAILDRHILKNLAALDVIKEVPKTVTPKLYKEIEEKLKEYCKEIDIPMENIDLLLWYLEAKDIFK
- a CDS encoding DEAD/DEAH box helicase, with protein sequence MESNLKKINESLFFTLTCDEVGTYVSLVDSNGDIVENTAEYEISDENDLKIIDLIQEIKEDSFFSGWDNEKNELYIDENIEILDYLKSSKKVVTGDMNPIKWVLSGNKIVLKINFVEDDFDLCEGKLLLNGEKDFRIVSDNYVLSEDTLYWIDLPKDTIHILKEMESKFSKPELEKYLTLASSFGSGIEIECLDYEVVEDGNLKPVQELIIEKISQDNSLYLKIGASISTIDYEFLKAHNLDRALVIKDDLKRVEITKVEAAYLDETVEEIVKNIVKHQKNLKIKSSFYVDGNFIILQEKLAREFVTQELLQLAGKYKVVGTDNLKKYSVKAVKPKVVGNFKHGIDFLEGDVHLEIEGEKFSIVDVLNSFKKDSYIVLSDGTNALINRKYMEKLERVFKDNGKSNVKISFFDLPIIDDLIEDKVLANEIKKTKSFYRGINQIENYNAPTPSINATLREYQEYGYKWLRYLMDNSLGGCLADDMGLGKTLQAITLITSLHLTPKRKTLIIMPKSLIYNWESEIRKFSPDLKCGIYYGNFRDKTIFNNVEVIITTYGTVRNDIEYLKEMKFDLIVLDESQNIKNVNAQTTKAVMLLDSKYRLALSGTPIENNLGELYSLFRFLNPSMFGTLDEFNYHYANPIQKENDKEAIEELKKKIYPFILRRVKKEVLKDLPDKIEKTLFIGMNPEQKRLYEERRAYYYGMINSQIKTQGLGKTQFYILQALNELRQLTSCPEMKNPNVLSSKREVLINNVQDAVENGHKVLIFTNYIKSIESITSDLRKRGIKYLEMTGATKDRQGLVNLFQKDKKYKVFVMTLKTGGVGLNLTAADTIFIYDPWWNKTVENQAVDRAYRLGQDRTVFSYKLILKDTIEEKILKLQESKSQLLDNLISDEGATLKTLTEKDIEFILGE
- a CDS encoding DUF1858 domain-containing protein; this translates as MVTKDMNILEAVQKHPVISMVFKKHGLGCVGCMVAAGETLGEGIAAHGLDADALIEEMNILIKESEAK